A single genomic interval of Rhizobium leguminosarum bv. trifolii WSM1325 harbors:
- a CDS encoding transcriptional regulator, LysR family (PFAM: LysR substrate-binding; regulatory protein LysR~KEGG: rec:RHECIAT_CH0003930 probable transcriptional regulator protein, LysR family) → MAFTLRQVQYFVAVAEQGSVTRAAQNLSISQSSVTEALKELETDLGVALFERHPRGLTITHNGHQFLRHATKILASVSDARTSFSGQQSALSGTLNIGVTSLVAGYVLSDLLARYRRACPDIEVSAIEDNGGYLEHLLVGGELDVAVMVISNLRDRMALQAEILETSPYRLWLPMGHPLVSADIISVADIAREPLIMLTVDEIEENTGKLLSALGARPHVAFRTRSVEAVRSLVATGAGVALLPDLVYRPWSLEGDRIESRDVSGSLPVVQVGMVWRKGSSLPQAARDFVGIAESLRSGRIR, encoded by the coding sequence ATGGCCTTCACGCTTCGCCAGGTTCAATATTTCGTCGCCGTCGCCGAACAAGGTTCGGTGACGCGCGCCGCACAGAACCTTTCGATCTCTCAATCCTCGGTGACGGAAGCGCTGAAGGAGCTCGAAACCGACCTCGGCGTCGCGCTCTTCGAGCGCCATCCGCGCGGCCTGACCATCACCCATAACGGCCACCAGTTCCTGCGCCACGCGACGAAGATCCTGGCCTCCGTCTCCGATGCGCGGACCAGCTTTTCCGGCCAGCAAAGCGCCCTCTCCGGCACGCTGAACATCGGCGTCACCTCGCTTGTCGCCGGCTACGTGCTCTCCGACCTGCTGGCGCGATACCGGCGCGCCTGTCCTGATATCGAGGTCAGCGCCATCGAGGACAATGGTGGTTACCTCGAACATCTCCTGGTCGGCGGCGAACTCGATGTCGCCGTGATGGTGATATCAAATCTGCGCGACCGGATGGCGCTGCAGGCGGAGATCTTGGAGACCTCGCCCTATCGACTATGGCTGCCGATGGGCCATCCGCTGGTATCGGCCGACATCATCTCGGTCGCCGACATCGCCCGCGAACCGCTGATCATGCTGACGGTCGACGAAATCGAGGAGAATACCGGCAAGCTGCTCTCAGCCCTCGGCGCCCGCCCGCATGTCGCCTTCCGCACCCGCTCGGTGGAGGCGGTGCGCAGTTTGGTTGCGACAGGCGCCGGCGTGGCCCTGCTTCCCGATCTTGTCTACCGTCCATGGTCGCTGGAAGGCGACCGCATCGAGAGCCGCGACGTCTCCGGTTCGCTGCCGGTCGTCCAGGTCGGCATGGTCTGGCGCAAGGGCTCCAGCCTGCCGCAGGCGGCGCGCGACTTCGTCGGCATCGCCGAAAGCTTGCGCTCCGGCCGAATCCGATGA